In Desulfomonile tiedjei DSM 6799, a genomic segment contains:
- a CDS encoding HPP family protein, with amino-acid sequence MLKNYLAKMKGTTQSPPMVSAREIVLSWVGSFLGIASVAFLNFKLLNGFDLIMIIGSFGASAVLIYGAIKSPLAQPRNLVGGHVLSAFVGVIAFKLFHAEPWMAASIAVATSVALMHATKTLHPPGGATALIFVIGSDQIHALGFMYVLVPTGAGALTMLLVALIFNNISSHRRYPEFWL; translated from the coding sequence ATGTTAAAGAACTATCTGGCCAAAATGAAAGGTACTACCCAGAGCCCTCCAATGGTTTCCGCTCGTGAGATTGTTCTCTCATGGGTCGGCTCATTTCTTGGCATTGCCTCCGTTGCTTTCTTGAATTTCAAGCTCCTGAACGGATTCGATCTTATAATGATCATCGGTTCTTTCGGAGCGTCGGCAGTCCTCATCTACGGTGCAATCAAGAGTCCTTTGGCTCAGCCCAGAAACCTGGTGGGAGGCCATGTGCTTTCAGCATTCGTCGGAGTCATAGCGTTCAAGTTGTTTCACGCCGAGCCCTGGATGGCTGCCTCAATCGCGGTTGCAACTTCCGTTGCTTTAATGCACGCAACAAAGACTCTTCATCCGCCCGGAGGCGCGACAGCACTGATATTTGTGATCGGATCGGACCAAATCCATGCTTTGGGGTTCATGTACGTGCTCGTTCCAACCGGAGCCGGAGCGCTTACCATGCTCCTGGTTGCGCTCATTTTCAATAATATATCCAGTCACCGCCGATACCCTGAATTTTGGCTATAA
- a CDS encoding CBS domain-containing protein: protein MADTTIEACIPVDISDDDILEAMRDISGYVDITPGDFREVYLKAYEHALRRLMHSVKVKDVMTRDVVTVVRSTPIREVAELMAKRRVSGVPVLEADGTVAGIISERDFLWAMGGGGPQTFMDVVSDCLKGGRCLAAPMRLQVAEDIMSSPAVVVTPEVPVMEVGDMIIRHGINRIPVVDESGKLIGIASRADVIHRSW from the coding sequence ATGGCTGACACAACTATTGAAGCATGTATTCCTGTAGACATTTCCGATGACGACATACTCGAGGCTATGAGAGACATCTCCGGATACGTGGATATCACTCCGGGTGACTTCCGGGAGGTATATCTCAAAGCATACGAGCACGCTCTGAGACGGCTCATGCATTCCGTGAAAGTCAAGGATGTCATGACCAGGGACGTAGTGACCGTGGTGAGGTCTACTCCCATACGGGAGGTGGCTGAACTCATGGCAAAGAGAAGAGTGTCCGGGGTGCCGGTTTTAGAGGCGGACGGAACCGTTGCCGGCATAATTTCCGAGAGAGATTTCTTATGGGCAATGGGAGGCGGAGGACCGCAGACTTTCATGGATGTCGTCTCCGACTGCTTGAAGGGAGGCAGATGTCTGGCTGCACCAATGCGATTACAGGTAGCAGAAGATATCATGAGCAGCCCTGCCGTTGTAGTGACCCCGGAGGTTCCAGTCATGGAGGTCGGGGACATGATTATAAGGCACGGAATTAACAGGATTCCTGTTGTGGACGAATCAGGCAAACTCATCGGAATTGCGTCGCGTGCCGATGTCATTCATCGCTCATGGTGA
- a CDS encoding aldo/keto reductase: MGSKEIGRRLFIKGASSAVLGLAVTPLCNMNLSFADAQKANSLEYRILGRTGLKVTAVSMGVMNCSDPSVLHRAFDLGINFYDTAHSYMGGRNEEMMGKAFRGKRDKVFIQTKFRVGTEKETRKSVETSLQRLQTDYVDVLLAHSLKKPDEVNDPALIRFLQAMKKEGKARFTGFSTHADMAPLLREAAKSSFHDVALTSYNFTHSNDLKEAVALARNSGIGIVAMKTQAGGYKASDMGGLSPHQAALKYVLLDQHVAVAVPGVTTIQQIEELAAVMGTALSRKDLDELRQYESHLQGRICTMCGGCIGECPHGVAHSDLLRAVMYRDGYKDDKLAREVLRTERALQQIKLCSDCSSCAITCSRGLDIHARLKEVHRMFS, encoded by the coding sequence ATGGGTTCAAAAGAAATAGGGCGGCGGCTATTTATCAAGGGAGCTTCATCTGCGGTTTTGGGACTGGCGGTGACTCCTCTGTGCAACATGAATCTTTCCTTTGCAGATGCGCAGAAGGCGAACTCTCTCGAATACCGGATTCTCGGAAGGACCGGATTAAAGGTCACAGCCGTCAGTATGGGAGTCATGAATTGCAGCGACCCATCAGTGCTGCACCGGGCGTTCGATCTCGGCATTAATTTTTACGACACCGCTCACTCCTATATGGGAGGCCGGAATGAGGAAATGATGGGCAAGGCGTTTCGCGGAAAGCGAGACAAAGTATTCATACAGACAAAATTTCGTGTCGGCACGGAAAAGGAGACCAGAAAATCTGTAGAAACGAGCCTCCAGAGGCTACAGACCGATTATGTGGATGTGCTTCTCGCGCATTCTCTCAAGAAACCGGATGAAGTTAATGATCCTGCGCTGATTAGATTTCTTCAGGCCATGAAGAAGGAGGGCAAGGCACGTTTTACCGGTTTTTCTACACATGCCGACATGGCTCCTCTTTTGAGAGAAGCAGCGAAATCCAGTTTTCACGATGTTGCTCTCACTTCCTACAATTTCACCCATTCAAACGATCTGAAAGAGGCTGTGGCATTGGCGAGGAACTCGGGCATAGGGATTGTGGCGATGAAGACCCAGGCGGGAGGTTACAAAGCGAGCGACATGGGTGGACTTAGCCCTCACCAGGCTGCCCTCAAGTACGTGTTGCTGGATCAGCATGTTGCAGTAGCCGTCCCGGGAGTCACCACCATCCAACAGATCGAGGAATTGGCTGCAGTGATGGGAACGGCCCTGTCAAGAAAGGACCTGGATGAGCTACGCCAGTATGAGTCTCACCTTCAAGGAAGGATCTGTACAATGTGCGGCGGGTGTATCGGTGAGTGTCCGCACGGCGTTGCTCACAGCGATTTGCTGAGGGCAGTCATGTATCGCGACGGTTACAAAGATGACAAGCTCGCCCGAGAAGTGCTTCGGACGGAAAGAGCTCTCCAACAAATAAAGCTCTGTTCCGATTGTTCATCCTGCGCTATCACGTGTTCGAGAGGACTTGATATTCACGCTCGATTGAAGGAAGTGCACCGAATGTTCTCGTGA
- a CDS encoding DUF6599 family protein, which yields MIRREALIIISFLGILFAFQDLRAGTMPIESLIPKTAPEGWILRDAPETFTRETLFEHINGQADLFVQYGFENSVFAVYQNTSSSEDKIEVDIYDMGDSLHAYGVFSRFRQEEKPAGIGLDSYLGDNYAIFYKGKYFVVLQATDSNAILKRLAQDIESRISDTSAQPRELGYFPTNGLKPGSIEYFPDGLLGHQFLHRGFKASYTEQEAKTSGKARGNVPECHLFLAVFKNSEEALDALQLYREDLLKKGKLDTGTLTQFGPNSLIGTDPYQGKTVVVQKGPYLLGAAGFQQDREGQERLAEMMREIK from the coding sequence ATGATAAGGCGTGAAGCTCTGATTATTATCTCTTTCCTGGGGATTTTGTTTGCTTTTCAGGATCTCCGGGCTGGAACGATGCCCATAGAATCTCTCATTCCGAAAACTGCCCCTGAGGGCTGGATTTTGAGAGATGCCCCTGAAACATTTACGAGAGAAACGTTGTTTGAGCACATTAACGGTCAAGCCGATCTCTTTGTGCAGTATGGATTTGAAAATTCCGTTTTTGCAGTTTATCAGAATACGAGTTCTTCTGAAGATAAAATCGAAGTGGATATCTATGATATGGGCGATTCGCTTCACGCGTATGGAGTTTTCTCACGTTTCAGGCAAGAAGAAAAACCCGCAGGAATTGGCCTAGATTCGTACCTGGGCGATAATTATGCCATTTTCTATAAGGGCAAGTACTTTGTGGTACTCCAAGCCACAGATTCAAATGCCATTTTGAAACGGCTGGCACAGGACATAGAATCTCGCATTTCAGACACATCAGCCCAGCCCAGGGAGCTTGGATATTTCCCAACAAACGGGCTTAAACCTGGTTCCATAGAATACTTTCCCGATGGGCTGCTCGGTCATCAATTTTTGCACAGAGGCTTCAAGGCATCGTACACAGAGCAGGAAGCGAAAACTAGTGGAAAAGCCAGGGGGAACGTCCCGGAATGTCATCTTTTCTTGGCCGTCTTTAAAAACTCAGAAGAAGCTCTGGATGCACTGCAGCTCTATAGAGAGGATTTGCTGAAAAAAGGAAAACTGGACACGGGGACTTTGACTCAATTCGGACCCAACTCGCTGATTGGGACAGACCCGTACCAGGGCAAAACCGTCGTCGTGCAGAAGGGGCCTTATCTCCTGGGCGCAGCCGGTTTTCAACAAGATAGGGAAGGGCAAGAACGGCTGGCTGAGATGATGAGGGAGATCAAATAA
- a CDS encoding STAS-like domain-containing protein, with protein MRDHPSDIANFTAEQFGISRQAINKHLQHLVSADLLSAQGSTRDRHYVLKPVVEKEFTYSLDGTLKEDVVWRNDIAPLFADLPRNVQEIWQYGITEMLNNAIEHSSGTFARLYVFRSAIDARIGLLDNGEGIFKKIQREMNLDDERHAVLELAKGKLTTDPKRHTGEGIFFSSRMFDWFNIRSDQTEFDHSLNGLDWIMEIPQLPKGTVVVMKLSNSTKRTAKEVFDNFTSGEDYGFTKTIVPVKLAKYGEEMLISRSQAKRLLARIEKFKIAVFDFQEVESIGQAFADEIFRVFSEEYPDITILHMNANEYVKRMIERARGPH; from the coding sequence GTGAGAGACCACCCCTCGGATATTGCTAATTTTACAGCGGAACAATTCGGTATTTCTCGCCAGGCAATCAACAAACATCTTCAACATCTTGTTTCTGCTGATCTCCTGTCCGCTCAAGGCAGTACCCGTGATCGCCACTATGTGCTAAAACCAGTTGTTGAAAAAGAATTCACTTATTCCCTTGATGGCACATTGAAGGAAGATGTTGTCTGGAGAAATGATATTGCTCCCTTATTTGCAGATCTGCCCAGGAACGTGCAGGAGATTTGGCAGTACGGTATTACCGAGATGCTTAACAATGCTATAGAACATTCCTCAGGAACATTTGCTCGGCTGTATGTATTCAGGTCAGCCATAGACGCACGTATCGGGTTGCTAGACAATGGTGAGGGTATTTTCAAAAAAATCCAGCGTGAGATGAATCTTGATGATGAACGGCACGCTGTTCTGGAACTCGCTAAAGGAAAGCTAACTACCGACCCAAAGCGTCATACGGGAGAAGGAATCTTCTTTTCATCGAGAATGTTTGACTGGTTCAATATTCGCTCGGACCAAACCGAATTTGACCACAGCCTGAACGGGTTGGACTGGATAATGGAAATTCCTCAATTGCCCAAAGGAACTGTAGTAGTGATGAAGCTAAGCAACTCTACTAAAAGAACCGCAAAAGAAGTGTTCGATAATTTTACTTCAGGCGAAGACTACGGATTCACGAAAACCATCGTACCTGTAAAACTGGCCAAATATGGCGAAGAAATGTTGATTTCACGCTCTCAGGCCAAGCGACTGCTTGCACGCATTGAAAAATTCAAGATTGCTGTCTTTGATTTCCAGGAAGTGGAATCAATCGGACAAGCCTTCGCAGACGAAATATTTCGGGTATTTTCTGAGGAATATCCGGACATTACGATCCTGCACATGAATGCGAATGAATATGTTAAGCGCATGATTGAGCGTGCAAGAGGACCTCACTAG
- a CDS encoding Bax inhibitor-1/YccA family protein yields MRTANPALNEGAFGGLERVWDTDKAMTLQGTVNKAGVLLLLVALSAGWTWHLFFSGPTPDPASVMPWMIIGAIGGFIVALVTVFKQSWAPVTSPIYALLEGLFIGGMSSLAESQYPGIVIQAVGLTFGTCFALLVAYSSGFIRATENFKLGVVAATGGIAIVYLISIILSVFGVQMPFIHDNGLIGIGFSIFVVVIAALNLVLDFDFIETGARHGLPKYMEWYAAFGLMVTLIWLYIEILRLLIKLRSRD; encoded by the coding sequence ATGAGAACAGCGAATCCTGCATTAAACGAAGGGGCCTTTGGCGGCCTGGAACGTGTTTGGGACACCGATAAGGCCATGACGCTACAAGGCACCGTAAATAAGGCCGGCGTTCTTCTATTGCTGGTCGCACTCTCTGCCGGGTGGACGTGGCACTTGTTTTTCAGCGGTCCTACTCCTGATCCTGCGTCGGTGATGCCGTGGATGATTATCGGGGCTATCGGGGGATTCATCGTAGCTCTCGTGACCGTCTTCAAACAGTCTTGGGCTCCGGTGACTTCACCGATATATGCATTACTGGAAGGGCTTTTCATTGGAGGAATGTCCTCGTTGGCCGAGTCCCAGTATCCAGGAATCGTGATTCAGGCGGTAGGATTGACATTCGGAACCTGCTTTGCGCTTCTGGTGGCTTATTCTTCCGGATTCATCCGAGCTACGGAGAACTTCAAGCTTGGCGTTGTTGCGGCTACTGGCGGAATCGCAATTGTTTATCTCATTTCGATAATCCTGAGTGTTTTCGGTGTCCAAATGCCTTTTATTCACGATAATGGGTTGATTGGGATCGGGTTCAGCATATTTGTGGTGGTGATTGCAGCACTCAATCTTGTTCTGGATTTCGACTTTATTGAGACTGGTGCTCGCCATGGTCTACCAAAGTACATGGAATGGTATGCAGCCTTTGGGCTCATGGTCACATTAATCTGGCTCTACATCGAAATTCTTCGGCTTCTCATAAAGCTTCGGAGTAGAGATTAG
- a CDS encoding ATP-binding protein: MSGRELRFFSYILMSMWTVTVFGMLLWSISRVHETTGQLAEQVARAHFDKDQAFRLWATSHGGVYVPKDERTPSNPHLQHVPERDIQTPSGRELTLVNPAYMLRQFHEDFAELYGIQGHITSLKPLRPENRPDRWEEKALKSFETGTQQVSEYTEMDGKPYIRIIKPMVATKDCLKCHDNCREGEVRGGVGLALPMKDFLEAQQKDIKTLIVSHSSIFVTGLLGIGLGMRRLSQREHERDQAQAELRISEEKYRTLFDDSRDGVFISSRQGELIEANKSLLDMFGYTAEEVIGKNSLQFYSDPGEREKLREAIERTGSVKGYEVSFRKKNSTPIDCVLTANVRLNADGAVVGYQGIVRDISDRKRAEETLKRQARELERSNADLEQFAFIASHDLREPLRNVAGCMQLLDKKCKGSLDKDADQLIRYAVESVGKMKSLVQDLLAYSRVNTQGQSFRAVDMQEILDLSVENLRSLIVQKGTKMTYDQMPMVMGDPTQLVQLLQNLLGNAVKFSADESSAVHVSARRDGHEWVFSVKDNGIGIQEKYFEKIFEIFQQLSRKGPFQGTGIGLAIVKKIVERHRGRVWVESEVGVGSTFYFTIPDSIET; encoded by the coding sequence ATGAGTGGCAGAGAGTTACGTTTTTTCTCATACATTTTGATGTCTATGTGGACGGTTACAGTATTCGGCATGCTGTTATGGAGCATTTCGAGAGTCCATGAAACTACCGGACAGCTTGCTGAACAGGTGGCACGAGCACATTTTGACAAAGATCAAGCATTTCGGTTATGGGCGACGTCTCACGGCGGGGTGTATGTCCCGAAAGATGAGAGGACTCCTTCCAATCCCCACCTGCAGCATGTTCCCGAGCGAGATATACAAACGCCATCCGGCAGAGAACTCACTTTAGTAAATCCTGCATATATGTTGCGTCAATTCCATGAAGATTTCGCTGAATTGTACGGGATTCAGGGCCATATTACGAGCCTGAAACCACTGCGTCCCGAAAACCGCCCGGATCGATGGGAGGAGAAAGCGCTAAAATCGTTTGAGACAGGTACGCAGCAGGTGTCAGAATATACCGAAATGGACGGAAAGCCGTACATCAGGATAATCAAACCGATGGTGGCGACCAAGGATTGTCTGAAATGCCATGACAACTGCAGGGAAGGGGAGGTTCGGGGCGGAGTCGGACTAGCTTTGCCGATGAAAGATTTTCTGGAGGCACAACAAAAGGACATAAAAACCCTGATCGTGTCACATAGCTCGATATTTGTTACAGGATTGCTGGGCATTGGACTCGGAATGAGGAGGCTGAGTCAACGCGAACATGAACGCGATCAGGCACAAGCGGAATTGCGAATCAGTGAAGAAAAATATCGCACATTATTCGATGATTCGAGAGATGGGGTTTTCATCTCATCGCGACAGGGTGAGTTGATCGAGGCAAACAAGTCGCTTCTCGACATGTTCGGGTACACCGCCGAAGAGGTGATAGGGAAGAACTCCCTGCAATTCTATTCAGATCCTGGTGAAAGGGAAAAGCTTCGAGAGGCCATAGAACGAACCGGCTCTGTGAAGGGTTACGAAGTCAGCTTCCGCAAAAAAAACTCAACGCCCATAGATTGCGTTCTTACCGCCAATGTGCGTTTGAATGCAGATGGGGCGGTGGTTGGCTACCAGGGGATCGTGCGAGACATCAGCGATCGAAAAAGAGCCGAGGAGACTTTGAAGCGTCAAGCCAGAGAGTTGGAGCGGTCAAATGCCGATCTTGAACAGTTTGCCTTTATAGCATCCCATGATTTGAGAGAGCCATTACGGAACGTTGCCGGTTGTATGCAACTCTTGGACAAAAAGTGCAAGGGAAGCCTGGATAAGGATGCGGATCAACTCATAAGGTATGCCGTGGAATCGGTCGGCAAAATGAAGTCCCTGGTACAAGACCTGCTGGCCTATTCCCGTGTTAACACCCAGGGGCAATCGTTTAGAGCAGTGGATATGCAGGAAATCCTGGATCTGTCCGTGGAGAATTTAAGAAGTTTGATAGTGCAGAAAGGCACGAAAATGACATACGACCAGATGCCGATGGTCATGGGCGACCCGACTCAGTTGGTTCAACTGCTGCAAAACTTGCTCGGAAATGCCGTCAAATTCAGTGCTGACGAATCATCCGCGGTGCATGTGTCTGCACGAAGGGATGGGCATGAATGGGTCTTCTCCGTGAAAGACAATGGGATTGGAATTCAGGAAAAATACTTTGAGAAGATCTTTGAAATTTTTCAGCAGTTGAGCAGGAAGGGACCTTTTCAGGGAACAGGAATAGGATTGGCAATCGTGAAGAAAATAGTCGAACGTCATCGTGGGCGGGTTTGGGTAGAATCTGAAGTCGGCGTGGGCTCGACCTTTTACTTCACTATCCCGGATAGTATCGAGACCTGA
- a CDS encoding GNAT family N-acetyltransferase has protein sequence MNRTFEVHLLRSEDAEGVCRLFRSIYGEGYPIKIFYDPERLITANKEGDYYTSVAKSTDGEVIGIHNFFRSAPSRDVYEWGVGLVLKEWRGMGVSGAIERYMIEEVVPELSMHTVFGEPVTHHLQMQKHSESFGFPPTALEVGLMPGEAYKGEGVKSERVSTTMGFRVYRNIHQKIFVTADYKEAIDFLYEGFSSGRTFAESTDPLPSGTHSRTRMELFDFAKVARITFYETGSDFSDRISGLESEAVGKGYIVIQVWLKLTEPWIGNVVKILQRRSFFLGGILPQWFDDDGLLMQKLLFTPDFDSIKLYSDRSMRIRDLVKSDWQRLCG, from the coding sequence ATGAACAGAACATTCGAAGTACATCTCCTGCGTTCTGAAGATGCCGAAGGAGTCTGTCGCCTTTTCAGGTCGATTTACGGCGAGGGTTATCCGATAAAAATCTTCTATGATCCTGAACGGCTAATAACAGCTAATAAAGAAGGGGATTACTATACTAGTGTTGCAAAATCTACGGATGGGGAGGTCATTGGAATTCACAATTTTTTCCGTTCGGCTCCAAGTCGGGATGTGTATGAATGGGGAGTCGGTCTAGTTCTGAAGGAATGGCGGGGCATGGGGGTCTCGGGGGCCATCGAGCGGTACATGATAGAAGAAGTAGTGCCGGAATTAAGTATGCACACTGTCTTTGGCGAACCTGTAACGCACCATCTGCAGATGCAGAAGCATTCGGAAAGTTTTGGATTTCCCCCTACGGCCCTGGAAGTGGGACTCATGCCAGGGGAAGCGTATAAGGGTGAGGGTGTAAAGTCAGAACGAGTTAGCACTACCATGGGTTTTCGTGTTTATCGGAACATTCACCAGAAGATTTTTGTTACGGCCGATTATAAAGAAGCTATAGATTTTCTGTACGAGGGTTTTTCATCAGGTCGTACTTTCGCCGAGAGTACTGACCCCCTTCCGTCCGGCACTCATTCCCGGACACGTATGGAACTCTTTGATTTCGCAAAGGTAGCACGCATAACCTTTTACGAGACCGGCTCGGATTTCAGCGACCGCATATCGGGCCTTGAATCGGAAGCAGTAGGGAAAGGTTATATCGTGATCCAGGTATGGCTGAAACTGACGGAACCCTGGATTGGCAATGTCGTCAAGATTCTTCAGAGAAGAAGCTTTTTCCTGGGAGGGATTCTTCCCCAGTGGTTTGATGATGATGGTCTTTTGATGCAGAAGCTGTTGTTTACGCCTGATTTTGACTCAATTAAACTGTATTCGGATCGTTCGATGCGGATACGCGACCTTGTCAAATCCGATTGGCAGCGTTTATGCGGTTAG
- a CDS encoding tetratricopeptide repeat protein, translating into MGVSGEAPLFSSLGKLLSIILVNQQFSGYHNKMWHRKLIIALTLCLVVASAVLAQQQKWDELTQQAIKLYREGKYAEATRVAEQALNLSQKTFGPDSVEVASSLKGLALLHMRQGKYIEAESLLKRSLAIYEKKLGPDDSEVAETLNYLAMPYRLQGKYSEAERLHKRSLAIRERKLGPDHPEVATVLSYLAVLYDSQGKYSEAEPLYRRSLEIREKVLGPQHPDVGRSLNDLAMLYKKIGKAEEASQLEKRAKKIKSQSGSR; encoded by the coding sequence TTGGGAGTTAGTGGAGAGGCTCCTCTGTTTTCATCATTGGGGAAGCTACTGTCCATAATTTTGGTTAATCAACAATTTTCAGGATATCATAATAAAATGTGGCATCGGAAACTAATCATCGCGCTGACATTGTGTCTTGTTGTTGCGTCCGCTGTCTTGGCTCAACAGCAGAAATGGGACGAGCTAACCCAGCAGGCGATCAAACTTTATCGGGAGGGGAAATATGCTGAAGCAACCAGGGTCGCTGAACAAGCCCTAAATTTAAGCCAGAAGACCTTTGGACCGGACAGCGTCGAAGTAGCTTCCTCTCTGAAGGGTCTAGCACTTCTGCATATGCGGCAAGGAAAGTATATTGAGGCTGAGTCTCTTTTGAAGCGCTCACTGGCGATATATGAAAAGAAGCTTGGACCTGATGATTCCGAAGTGGCTGAGACTCTGAACTATCTGGCAATGCCGTATCGGTTGCAGGGAAAATATTCAGAGGCCGAGCGTCTCCACAAACGGTCACTGGCGATAAGGGAAAGAAAGCTTGGACCTGATCACCCCGAGGTAGCTACAGTTCTGAGCTATCTGGCAGTGCTGTATGACTCGCAGGGAAAATATTCAGAGGCCGAGCCTCTGTACAGACGATCGCTGGAGATAAGGGAGAAGGTGCTGGGTCCGCAGCACCCGGATGTTGGCCGATCTCTGAATGACCTTGCAATGCTTTATAAAAAGATAGGAAAGGCAGAAGAAGCCTCACAATTGGAGAAACGTGCAAAAAAAATCAAATCCCAGTCAGGGAGTCGTTGA
- a CDS encoding ABC transporter ATP-binding protein, which yields MIEVTGLTKQYGAIKALDNLSFRVEQGSVFGLLGPNGAGKTTTIKILTTLSKPDGGRAFIAGFDVVEDPVSVKRLMGVMPQENNLDRELTAYENLLIYSMLYDVPDRETRIRWCLDLVDLWARRNELLMRFSGGMQRRLLIARALLTEPSVLFLDEPSIGLDPQIRRQLWDIIRKTRIEGRTVVITTHYIEEAEALCDHVGILNKGVLIALDTPDNLKATLGEYIVEFVNDEGKLIQQMCKDREEANNLVLCQDCEVRIRRSNLEDVFVRLTGERIE from the coding sequence ATGATAGAAGTTACGGGATTGACCAAACAGTATGGCGCAATAAAGGCGCTCGACAACCTCTCTTTCAGGGTGGAACAGGGAAGCGTATTCGGCCTTCTTGGACCCAATGGTGCCGGCAAAACAACCACGATAAAGATACTGACCACGCTTTCGAAACCCGATGGGGGCAGGGCGTTTATAGCCGGGTTTGATGTGGTAGAAGATCCCGTTTCGGTAAAGCGGTTGATGGGGGTAATGCCGCAAGAAAATAACCTCGATCGGGAACTCACTGCGTACGAGAATCTCCTGATCTACAGCATGCTGTACGACGTGCCGGATCGTGAGACAAGAATCCGCTGGTGCCTTGATCTCGTCGATCTTTGGGCTCGACGGAATGAACTACTCATGCGATTCTCGGGTGGTATGCAACGACGCCTTCTCATCGCGAGGGCACTTCTTACCGAGCCATCAGTGCTGTTCCTCGACGAACCGTCCATCGGCCTGGACCCCCAGATCAGACGTCAACTGTGGGACATCATTCGCAAGACTCGCATTGAAGGCCGAACTGTAGTGATCACCACGCACTACATCGAGGAAGCCGAAGCGCTCTGCGATCACGTCGGCATTCTCAACAAAGGTGTGCTCATAGCGCTGGACACTCCGGACAACCTCAAGGCGACCCTCGGTGAGTATATCGTCGAGTTTGTGAATGACGAGGGCAAGCTCATACAACAGATGTGCAAGGATCGTGAGGAGGCTAACAATCTGGTGCTCTGCCAGGACTGCGAGGTCAGAATACGCAGATCGAATCTCGAAGACGTATTCGTCAGACTGACAGGGGAGCGCATCGAATGA
- a CDS encoding ABC transporter permease has product MIGKAWYPIFLREMLLFRRQLLRISYLFSAMLIPIIYLLTFGLGLGRMVQIKGTDYLNYLIPGLVSLTSMMNSYTWVANALNLNRLYFKNFQVFIQAPIQPSAIMIGEVLAGMVKGLFASGLILIVGFITTRNLSITPLFVPILLLNCFLFSSLGVITGMITKSHEDTATYNNFFILPMAFFSGTFFPVERIPQPFQAVVWAFPLTHANILIRENSIDLYGLLSLVVLLLYAIVFFIIGSRLIRDYSE; this is encoded by the coding sequence ATGATCGGGAAGGCCTGGTATCCCATTTTCCTTCGCGAGATGCTCCTCTTCAGAAGACAGCTTCTGAGGATCAGTTATCTGTTTTCCGCTATGCTTATACCCATTATCTATCTCCTCACGTTCGGTCTGGGCCTCGGGCGAATGGTGCAGATAAAAGGCACGGACTATCTGAACTACTTGATTCCCGGGCTTGTTTCGTTGACTTCAATGATGAACTCTTACACGTGGGTGGCAAATGCCCTGAACCTCAATCGATTGTACTTCAAGAATTTTCAGGTCTTCATCCAGGCTCCCATACAGCCTTCGGCCATCATGATCGGAGAAGTGCTGGCCGGAATGGTGAAGGGACTGTTCGCCTCAGGTCTTATTTTGATCGTCGGGTTTATTACCACTCGTAATCTATCGATCACACCGCTGTTTGTACCGATTCTTCTGCTCAATTGCTTTCTGTTCTCCAGTCTTGGAGTGATTACCGGTATGATTACGAAGTCACATGAAGATACGGCCACGTATAACAACTTCTTCATTCTGCCTATGGCATTTTTCAGCGGGACCTTCTTCCCAGTGGAGCGGATACCGCAACCTTTTCAAGCAGTGGTCTGGGCTTTCCCTCTGACTCACGCCAATATCCTGATTCGCGAGAATTCCATCGATCTATATGGCTTACTATCGCTGGTGGTTCTTCTTTTATATGCGATCGTCTTTTTCATCATAGGTTCCCGATTGATCCGGGATTACAGTGAATAG